The Candidatus Ozemobacteraceae bacterium genome window below encodes:
- the rpmB gene encoding 50S ribosomal protein L28: protein MSRYCLVCERGPQVSYQLSHSHRRTKRRWSVNLQRKRVMLRGKLVRGYVCTKCLGSDKVTPVF, encoded by the coding sequence ATGTCTCGGTATTGTCTGGTTTGTGAACGCGGCCCCCAGGTCAGCTATCAGCTCAGCCACTCGCATCGGCGCACGAAGCGGCGCTGGAGCGTCAACCTTCAGCGCAAGCGCGTCATGCTTCGCGGCAAGCTGGTGCGCGGATACGTCTGCACCAAGTGTCTCGGCAGCGACAAGGTGACCCCGGTCTTCTGA
- a CDS encoding M48 family metalloprotease, producing MRNDEYSGFTSQAGCATMPVMRKNLLILALVFILLILISGTPGTNPPAGFPDRDRISSILRDSRPADVQERLTSVMGPGASGAGSLRAMLRALDEIERASAEIRQRIPVEIYRAWLLAAHGYDQAALSIIRRLTFVPQYLTLEAQADIALIEASLELRAGNASAAAAAADRLASADVGAAQALRQLLAIDPTARSSGGADSTWPLASVLLLALMAVPAFAIDRERRLWLKRFPEGQDRIAPYHAFKRSPLAMFLVTAGSLLVLALGLPRRLGVRHDVAFAIIYWMISYTFTLIPFHRLDLDVRKGNWSLREYVSAVFRLHLLRALPLAAPLAAFFILRTMSSALPWWVVNAPWSPALGFAVLTAVTLLAIPFLLPAVMGMRRISSDQLPRPLRDLPFRFYRWPLPKIGIANAVSFGYFRASHSIAFTGELLDGCSAEDVVAVATHEEAHLSGGHLFLYFLAMVDLALAAGLWAAVFPLPAERLLMFGPTVMQGMILFAVWLITNRLFTAMGRRFEFEADRFAAERVGREPYIQALTRLARANFMPVRFREADNAPGVHPSLTERKHALRGYDGRVFEPAAGLPSDLVLALWRSRLALEWNRGEQEAKHICSLDDDPPGDAPPADRLAAIARRQARFGAECLLEPGGAWLEIIECAQKLTILTSDPSIPQDRVCALCSGGMREALAPDTVAWASTPAGCRISRHPSEMTQPAVSDSTPPVEL from the coding sequence ATGCGAAACGACGAATACAGCGGCTTCACAAGCCAGGCTGGTTGCGCTACAATGCCCGTCATGCGAAAAAACCTCCTGATTCTGGCCCTCGTTTTCATCCTCCTGATCCTCATTTCCGGCACTCCCGGAACGAATCCACCCGCTGGCTTTCCCGACAGAGACCGGATCTCATCCATCCTCCGGGACTCCCGGCCTGCGGACGTCCAGGAGCGGCTCACCTCCGTGATGGGCCCCGGGGCATCCGGCGCCGGAAGCTTGCGGGCCATGCTCCGGGCCCTCGACGAGATCGAGCGCGCTTCGGCCGAAATCCGGCAGCGCATCCCTGTCGAGATCTATCGCGCATGGCTTCTCGCGGCACACGGGTATGACCAGGCCGCGCTTTCCATCATCCGCCGGCTCACATTCGTTCCGCAGTATCTGACGCTGGAAGCCCAGGCGGATATCGCGCTGATCGAGGCGTCTCTTGAACTTCGCGCCGGGAACGCCTCCGCCGCCGCCGCCGCGGCCGACCGGCTCGCCTCGGCCGACGTCGGCGCGGCCCAGGCGCTTCGCCAGCTTCTCGCCATCGATCCCACGGCGCGATCCTCCGGCGGAGCGGACTCCACGTGGCCGCTGGCGTCGGTTCTCCTGCTGGCCCTGATGGCCGTTCCGGCCTTCGCCATCGACCGGGAACGGCGTCTCTGGCTGAAACGCTTTCCCGAAGGGCAGGATCGCATCGCCCCGTATCATGCGTTCAAACGCTCCCCCCTCGCGATGTTTCTCGTCACGGCGGGCAGTCTTCTGGTTCTGGCGCTCGGCCTGCCCCGGCGGCTCGGCGTCCGCCACGACGTCGCCTTCGCAATTATATACTGGATGATATCTTACACATTCACGCTCATCCCGTTCCACCGGCTGGACCTCGACGTCCGCAAGGGAAACTGGAGCCTACGGGAATACGTGTCCGCCGTGTTCCGTCTCCACCTGCTCAGGGCGCTCCCTCTCGCCGCACCCCTGGCCGCTTTTTTCATCCTCCGGACCATGTCATCCGCCCTCCCGTGGTGGGTCGTGAACGCCCCATGGTCGCCCGCCCTGGGCTTCGCCGTGCTGACGGCCGTCACCCTCCTCGCGATCCCCTTCCTCCTGCCGGCGGTCATGGGGATGCGACGGATCTCATCCGACCAACTTCCCCGCCCGCTCAGAGATCTCCCGTTCAGGTTCTACCGGTGGCCTCTCCCGAAAATCGGCATCGCGAACGCCGTTTCCTTCGGGTATTTCCGGGCATCCCATTCGATCGCCTTCACCGGCGAACTGCTCGACGGCTGTTCCGCGGAAGACGTCGTCGCCGTCGCGACCCATGAAGAGGCGCATCTGTCCGGCGGGCATCTGTTCCTGTATTTCCTGGCGATGGTCGATCTGGCACTCGCGGCCGGCCTGTGGGCGGCCGTGTTCCCGCTCCCTGCCGAGAGACTGCTGATGTTCGGCCCGACGGTCATGCAGGGCATGATCCTGTTCGCCGTCTGGCTCATCACCAACAGGTTGTTCACCGCCATGGGCCGCCGTTTCGAGTTCGAGGCGGACCGCTTCGCGGCGGAGCGGGTCGGGCGGGAACCGTACATCCAGGCCCTGACGCGCCTTGCACGCGCGAACTTCATGCCGGTCCGGTTTCGCGAAGCCGACAACGCCCCCGGCGTCCACCCGTCGCTCACCGAGCGGAAGCATGCCCTGCGAGGATACGATGGCCGCGTGTTCGAACCGGCCGCCGGTCTTCCGTCCGACCTGGTCCTCGCCCTCTGGAGAAGCCGACTCGCCCTCGAGTGGAATCGCGGCGAACAGGAGGCGAAACACATCTGCTCGCTCGACGACGATCCCCCCGGCGATGCCCCGCCGGCGGACAGGCTCGCCGCGATCGCCCGGCGCCAGGCCCGGTTCGGCGCCGAGTGTCTTCTCGAACCCGGCGGCGCCTGGCTCGAGATCATCGAATGCGCCCAGAAACTGACGATCCTGACCTCCGATCCGTCTATTCCGCAGGACCGCGTCTGCGCGCTCTGCAGCGGCGGCATGCGCGAGGCCCTCGCTCCCGACACCGTCGCCTGGGCGTCAACCCCGGCCGGCTGCAGGATTTCACGCCATCCGTCCGAAATGACGCAACCGGCGGTGTCTGACTCCACCCCGCCGGTTGAATTATAG
- a CDS encoding energy-coupled thiamine transporter ThiT: MTAETGILVALALALGQFRLFELPAGGSLSLGSLPLLLLAARQGWRRGVSAGFLAGLLITLRRPTIVHPVQYLLDYPLAHAVLGLAGLWRWTHPGKAAAAVTFASSLRLLCHVTAGAVFFASPGISSGSAIATSVFYNLGHMLPETAVNAALAAWLASGHPRLVGNPPAGVRD, translated from the coding sequence ATGACGGCCGAGACGGGAATCCTCGTCGCCCTCGCGCTCGCCCTCGGCCAGTTCAGGCTGTTCGAACTCCCCGCAGGCGGCTCGCTTTCTCTGGGAAGCCTTCCGCTTCTCCTGCTGGCCGCGCGGCAGGGCTGGCGGCGGGGCGTTTCGGCCGGCTTTCTCGCCGGCCTGCTCATCACGCTTCGCCGGCCGACCATCGTTCATCCGGTTCAGTATCTGCTCGATTACCCGCTCGCCCATGCGGTTCTCGGCCTGGCCGGTCTCTGGCGATGGACGCATCCCGGAAAAGCGGCAGCGGCGGTGACATTTGCAAGCAGTCTGAGACTGCTCTGCCATGTCACCGCCGGCGCTGTGTTCTTCGCCTCACCCGGAATCTCTTCCGGCTCGGCGATCGCGACGTCGGTCTTCTACAACCTCGGCCACATGCTTCCGGAAACCGCCGTCAACGCCGCGCTCGCGGCGTGGCTGGCTTCCGGGCACCCCCGGCTGGTCGGAAACCCGCCGGCCGGCGTCAGAGATTGA
- a CDS encoding alpha/beta hydrolase fold domain-containing protein, which produces MFRKRTDLNGHSFAPYARRCARLWVALLFFAASLLQGAVTLPTGPEQPVSGPGSCDYAHGGYRITQVGAYEERFVLYEPANPAPASAPVVLFLHGWIASDPGYYQGWIAHLCRRGNTVVFPIYQGSGEHLSNYTANAVRSMKEAFKTLYAGGHVEPDRDRFGIIGHECGGVIAANVAASARYFKLPQPKAVMVLHPSRRGGFGAALSLDLYDLSGIRPGTLLVVGVGEEDDETVQETARELFYAADAIPSSDRNFITFLSDIRGTPALVADSASAYAPIEPRYERFVEQRRWEFISMMRQHRLARHIRCRGIDAMDWLGTFRLFDSLCTTAWTGRDRRSIMGAGEPVRFMGIWSDGKRINSLLATERP; this is translated from the coding sequence ATGTTCCGGAAGAGAACTGATCTGAACGGGCACTCGTTCGCACCCTACGCGAGACGCTGCGCGCGGCTTTGGGTCGCTCTGCTGTTCTTCGCAGCATCCCTGCTCCAGGGAGCCGTCACTCTTCCCACCGGCCCGGAACAACCCGTCTCGGGCCCCGGAAGCTGCGATTACGCGCACGGCGGATACCGCATCACGCAGGTCGGCGCCTACGAAGAGCGGTTCGTGCTGTATGAGCCCGCGAACCCCGCGCCGGCGAGCGCGCCCGTCGTCCTGTTCCTTCACGGCTGGATCGCATCCGATCCGGGCTACTACCAGGGCTGGATCGCCCACCTCTGCCGTCGCGGCAACACCGTTGTCTTTCCGATCTACCAAGGCAGCGGCGAGCATCTTTCGAACTACACCGCGAACGCCGTCCGGAGCATGAAGGAGGCCTTCAAGACCCTGTATGCGGGCGGTCACGTCGAACCCGACCGGGATCGCTTCGGCATCATCGGTCACGAATGCGGCGGGGTCATCGCGGCGAACGTCGCCGCATCGGCGAGATATTTCAAGCTGCCCCAGCCGAAGGCCGTCATGGTGCTGCATCCCTCGCGCCGGGGCGGTTTCGGCGCCGCGCTCAGCCTCGACCTCTACGATCTTTCCGGCATCAGGCCCGGGACCCTGCTGGTCGTCGGCGTCGGCGAGGAAGACGACGAAACCGTCCAGGAAACGGCCCGCGAGCTTTTTTATGCCGCCGACGCCATCCCCTCCTCCGACAGGAATTTCATCACCTTCCTGTCGGATATCCGCGGCACGCCGGCGCTCGTCGCCGACAGCGCGTCGGCCTATGCCCCGATCGAGCCTCGCTACGAGCGGTTCGTCGAGCAACGCCGCTGGGAGTTCATCTCGATGATGCGCCAGCACCGGCTTGCGCGACATATCCGATGCCGGGGAATCGACGCGATGGACTGGCTGGGCACCTTCCGGCTCTTCGATTCTCTCTGCACCACCGCCTGGACAGGCCGGGACCGGCGCTCGATCATGGGCGCCGGCGAGCCGGTTCGCTTCATGGGCATCTGGAGCGATGGCAAGCGGATCAACAGCCTTCTGGCAACGGAGCGACCATGA
- a CDS encoding TonB-dependent receptor, giving the protein MQTRKQHAVNACVRRRWAFLLSVWVLCVAAAWAGPAVKEFKDISDVSLDDLLCQAVVTATRREAAMDASPATMYVITEEEILNSPAMTLSDLLRRIPGFQTKTWLSQFTNTSIRGMVGASVINERILWMVDGVPVNDVRDGGIWTDITLPLSNIKRIEVLSGPGSALYGANAFLGVVHIITRDPEDYLKGDLTGKFQAGWETFQTARSQLAVAGRTKATSWLWDLHMNTTEGPGIIRDRNRPGEDAHSDRAWGYLYGKYKFGNNRINVGMRRVDQEYDGADFGVYRLYTWKRGEEWIDWHTSAERRNGARDTMVVSWHGYDENFYNFADVPDLNYNIDSYRWYINLQRDMAIRRRHQLSFGTGLRSETYKGDDFIPERRSFTKDNINLFFQDEITLSTPWRLTVGGRYDTHTDYEDVFSPHLSLMYSFDDSKGHARFGYGSAFKEPSNWQSYIDQPSGRGTQNMEPEKIRTLELSLDYMFPRELYARLTGFNMVHKNIIWENFDPLIADPAYARYGIFGKFHPQQPGDSADIHGIEFELRKHFSPRNRLFLSGMWLRSEDNQGRELQYDAEKKGGIGFWHAFDDKTSMQLETHWVGDTIDTNKRDVPGVGTRNVSSYSVTGASLLHRISSKEHIKFSAWNIGRSSYQEMLEAWAPGTLVRFDFIRSF; this is encoded by the coding sequence ATGCAAACTCGAAAACAACATGCGGTCAATGCTTGCGTTCGGAGGCGGTGGGCGTTCCTGCTCTCCGTGTGGGTGCTCTGCGTCGCAGCCGCCTGGGCGGGTCCGGCGGTGAAGGAATTCAAGGACATTTCGGACGTATCGCTCGATGACCTCCTCTGCCAGGCGGTCGTGACGGCGACGAGGCGCGAGGCGGCGATGGATGCCTCGCCGGCGACGATGTACGTCATCACCGAAGAGGAAATCCTCAACTCGCCCGCGATGACGCTTTCCGACCTTCTCCGGCGCATTCCCGGTTTTCAGACGAAAACCTGGCTCTCGCAGTTCACGAACACGTCGATCCGCGGCATGGTCGGCGCGTCCGTCATCAACGAGCGCATTCTCTGGATGGTCGACGGCGTGCCGGTCAACGACGTTCGTGACGGCGGTATCTGGACCGACATCACGCTTCCCCTTTCCAACATCAAGCGCATCGAGGTGCTTTCCGGGCCGGGGTCGGCCCTCTACGGCGCGAACGCGTTTCTCGGCGTCGTGCATATCATCACCCGCGATCCCGAGGATTACCTCAAGGGCGATCTGACGGGGAAATTCCAGGCGGGCTGGGAAACGTTCCAGACGGCCCGTTCCCAACTGGCCGTGGCCGGCCGCACGAAGGCCACCTCCTGGCTCTGGGACCTCCACATGAACACGACGGAAGGCCCCGGCATCATCCGCGACCGGAACCGGCCCGGCGAAGACGCCCACAGCGACCGCGCCTGGGGATATTTGTACGGCAAATATAAATTCGGAAACAATAGAATAAACGTCGGCATGCGCCGCGTCGACCAGGAATACGACGGCGCCGATTTCGGCGTGTACCGGCTGTATACCTGGAAGCGCGGCGAGGAGTGGATCGACTGGCACACCTCGGCCGAACGCCGGAATGGCGCACGCGACACGATGGTTGTGAGCTGGCACGGGTATGACGAAAATTTCTATAACTTTGCCGACGTGCCCGACCTGAATTATAATATCGATTCGTATAGATGGTACATCAACCTTCAGCGCGACATGGCGATCCGCAGGCGTCACCAGCTCTCGTTCGGCACCGGGCTTCGGTCCGAAACGTATAAAGGGGACGATTTTATTCCGGAGCGCAGGTCGTTCACGAAGGACAACATCAATTTGTTTTTCCAGGACGAAATCACGCTTTCCACTCCCTGGCGGCTGACCGTCGGCGGACGATACGACACGCACACCGATTACGAGGATGTGTTCAGCCCGCACCTGTCGCTGATGTATAGCTTCGACGATTCAAAAGGCCACGCGAGATTCGGATACGGCAGCGCGTTCAAGGAGCCCTCGAACTGGCAGTCGTACATCGACCAGCCGAGCGGCCGCGGCACTCAGAACATGGAACCCGAAAAAATCCGCACGCTGGAACTCTCGCTCGATTACATGTTCCCCAGGGAACTCTATGCCCGTCTGACCGGGTTCAACATGGTCCACAAGAACATCATCTGGGAAAACTTCGATCCGCTCATCGCCGATCCAGCGTATGCCCGATACGGCATCTTCGGGAAGTTCCATCCGCAGCAGCCCGGCGACAGCGCCGACATTCACGGGATCGAGTTCGAGCTTCGCAAGCACTTCTCGCCCAGAAACCGGTTGTTCCTGAGCGGCATGTGGCTCCGCTCGGAAGACAATCAGGGTCGCGAGCTCCAGTACGACGCCGAGAAGAAGGGCGGGATCGGGTTCTGGCATGCCTTCGACGACAAAACGAGCATGCAGCTCGAAACGCACTGGGTCGGCGATACCATCGACACCAACAAACGCGACGTTCCCGGCGTCGGAACGCGGAACGTGTCGAGCTACTCGGTGACGGGAGCCTCCCTCCTGCACCGCATCTCTTCGAAAGAACACATCAAGTTCTCGGCCTGGAACATCGGCCGCAGCTCCTACCAGGAGATGCTCGAGGCCTGGGCCCCCGGAACGCTGGTCAGGTTCGACTTCATACGATCGTTTTAA
- a CDS encoding DUF2183 domain-containing protein — protein sequence MNLRKTFPLPAMGALAVSAILFAASQALCLDCPSLRLLPGARTGEIRAEGLVRAGRPRVGTNRRDRVRGLLSRPAASATVVVSVGSSSRSVSLDESGAFGIEFPVPAGTGTIPISVTDPNGNVLLRRVEQPLPASASLLVVSDVDDTVLVSDVPAKRKLLFNSLLRTLSGRQAVPGTQEIYDKIYAISGTGALFVYLSASPAAMERFIGGFLADRRFPPGLLITGDGVSFTQQKTFDHKTRWLRRLATLFPGAPMLLIGDAGEQDPEIYSGFAAERTARVAGIILRRIGRFDGIRETRVRDRCVAAGVPLLFWSEPDEFRAGLATMGFRIP from the coding sequence ATGAATCTTCGGAAAACATTTCCCCTGCCGGCGATGGGTGCTCTTGCCGTTTCGGCGATTCTCTTCGCGGCTTCGCAGGCGTTGTGCCTCGACTGCCCGTCACTGAGGCTCCTGCCGGGTGCCAGAACGGGCGAGATCCGCGCGGAGGGCCTCGTACGGGCCGGCCGTCCGCGCGTGGGAACGAACCGGCGGGACCGGGTGCGGGGACTCCTGAGCCGGCCCGCAGCCTCGGCGACCGTCGTCGTATCGGTCGGCTCCTCCTCACGGAGCGTCAGCCTCGACGAAAGCGGGGCGTTCGGCATCGAGTTCCCGGTGCCCGCGGGGACGGGGACGATCCCGATTTCCGTGACCGACCCGAACGGGAATGTCCTCCTGCGCAGGGTCGAGCAGCCCCTTCCGGCCTCGGCCTCTCTGCTCGTCGTCAGCGATGTCGACGACACCGTGCTGGTCAGCGATGTGCCGGCGAAGCGCAAGCTTCTCTTCAACTCCCTGCTGCGGACCCTGAGTGGTCGGCAGGCGGTGCCGGGAACTCAAGAAATATATGATAAAATATATGCAATTTCGGGCACGGGCGCTCTTTTCGTGTATCTGAGTGCGTCTCCGGCGGCGATGGAACGTTTCATCGGCGGGTTCCTCGCCGATCGCCGGTTTCCGCCGGGGCTTCTGATCACGGGTGACGGCGTGAGTTTCACCCAACAGAAGACGTTCGATCACAAGACGCGCTGGCTCCGACGGCTGGCGACGCTGTTTCCCGGGGCGCCGATGCTGCTGATCGGCGATGCGGGCGAGCAGGACCCCGAGATTTACTCGGGCTTCGCGGCGGAACGGACGGCGCGTGTCGCCGGCATCATCCTTCGAAGGATCGGCCGGTTCGACGGAATACGGGAAACCCGCGTTCGCGACCGATGTGTCGCTGCCGGGGTTCCCCTGCTGTTCTGGAGCGAACCCGACGAGTTCCGTGCCGGGCTGGCGACGATGGGGTTCAGAATCCCTTGA
- a CDS encoding YfiR/HmsC family protein, with translation MGSNCRKNRIGPRSILAAGWIVLMQLLVCGSLVAASRESPAAEIPIPLQIQIFLKIVTYDRSFDSTASTPYEVGIVMRNDDSSECDRSFKQVEEALAGKTIFGRPLAPIKMLLKNGVLSETGRTPGMLVLVGDWRKDGEIVGRYAKEHQVVTFGSNPLLLNSGIVVVMTLEGERPVIHLNLNTARTVGADFHANFLKHCRVIR, from the coding sequence ATGGGCAGTAACTGCAGGAAAAACCGAATCGGACCGCGCAGCATCCTGGCAGCAGGATGGATCGTCCTGATGCAGCTCCTCGTCTGCGGCAGCCTCGTCGCGGCAAGCCGAGAGTCGCCTGCCGCTGAAATCCCGATTCCCCTGCAGATCCAGATCTTTCTCAAGATCGTGACGTACGACCGCTCGTTCGACAGCACGGCTTCGACCCCCTACGAAGTCGGCATCGTGATGCGCAATGACGACTCGAGCGAGTGCGATCGTTCGTTCAAACAGGTTGAAGAGGCGCTGGCGGGCAAAACCATTTTCGGTCGGCCGCTCGCGCCGATCAAGATGTTGCTGAAAAACGGCGTCCTGTCGGAGACCGGAAGGACTCCCGGAATGCTCGTTCTGGTCGGCGACTGGCGGAAAGACGGCGAGATCGTCGGCAGATATGCGAAGGAGCACCAGGTGGTCACCTTCGGCAGCAACCCGCTGTTGTTGAACTCGGGCATCGTGGTCGTCATGACGCTGGAGGGCGAAAGGCCGGTCATCCACCTCAACCTGAATACGGCGCGCACCGTGGGCGCCGACTTCCATGCGAACTTCCTGAAGCACTGCCGGGTCATCCGATGA
- a CDS encoding D-alanine--D-alanine ligase family protein — translation MGTSGRIRVGVVFGGRSGEHEVSLVSAQSIMKALDSSKYEVIPIGVSKQGTWVVGADPKKFLPAPQEQKKLDVAPAEAAGKTALIGDPSHQGMILLDRQNAHQQVKLDVVFPIMHGTYGEDGTLQGLLEMADLPYVGCGVMASAVGMDKTAAKRLFRDAGLKIAPFREYLRRDWRETPDQVIADLEAHLAYPCFVKPVNSGSSVGVSKAHDRGELSAAFDLAAKYDRKILVEATINGRELEVSVLGNDKPIASIPGEIVPCNEFYDYKAKYVDDRSELRIPAPIDDAKTAEIREMAVRAYRALDCAGMARVDFFLDRDTGELVLNEVNTIPGFTSISMYPKLWEATGISYGDLVTRLIDFAFERYNDRQESLKAIMS, via the coding sequence ATGGGCACATCCGGCAGGATCCGCGTCGGCGTCGTTTTCGGCGGCCGTTCCGGCGAGCATGAGGTTTCGCTTGTCTCGGCGCAGTCGATCATGAAGGCGCTCGATTCCAGCAAATACGAGGTCATTCCGATCGGCGTGTCAAAGCAGGGGACCTGGGTGGTCGGGGCCGACCCCAAGAAGTTCCTGCCCGCGCCGCAGGAGCAGAAGAAGCTCGACGTCGCGCCGGCCGAGGCTGCCGGGAAAACCGCCCTGATCGGCGATCCGTCTCACCAGGGAATGATCCTGCTCGACAGGCAGAACGCCCATCAGCAGGTGAAACTCGACGTGGTGTTCCCGATCATGCACGGCACCTACGGTGAGGACGGCACCCTGCAGGGGCTGCTCGAGATGGCCGATCTGCCGTACGTCGGGTGCGGCGTCATGGCCTCGGCGGTCGGCATGGACAAGACGGCCGCCAAGCGCCTGTTCCGCGATGCCGGCCTGAAAATCGCGCCGTTCAGGGAGTATCTGCGCCGCGACTGGCGCGAAACCCCCGACCAGGTGATCGCCGATCTCGAGGCGCATCTCGCGTATCCCTGCTTCGTCAAACCCGTGAACTCGGGCTCCTCGGTGGGCGTCTCCAAGGCGCACGACAGGGGCGAGCTTTCCGCCGCCTTCGACCTTGCCGCGAAATACGACCGGAAAATCCTCGTCGAGGCCACGATCAACGGCCGCGAACTCGAAGTCTCGGTGCTCGGCAACGACAAGCCGATCGCGTCGATCCCCGGCGAGATCGTTCCATGCAATGAATTTTACGATTACAAGGCGAAATACGTCGACGACCGCTCGGAGCTCAGGATCCCCGCCCCGATCGACGATGCGAAGACGGCCGAGATCAGGGAAATGGCGGTCCGGGCTTACCGGGCCCTCGACTGCGCGGGAATGGCCCGCGTCGACTTTTTCCTCGACCGCGACACCGGAGAACTCGTCCTGAACGAGGTCAACACCATCCCGGGCTTCACGAGCATCAGCATGTATCCCAAACTCTGGGAGGCGACCGGCATCTCCTACGGCGACCTCGTCACCAGGCTGATCGACTTCGCCTTCGAGCGGTATAACGACCGTCAGGAATCGCTGAAAGCCATCATGTCCTAA
- a CDS encoding HAMP domain-containing sensor histidine kinase, with the protein MTLLLIAYVARRFSRMITYPIETLKHLAEKLSQQNYSAPPLSIEAAQEIEFLAHTFNEMVQAINERQNELRILNLTLEKKVIERTRLLEIQTQKAQLSERLKSEFLSNMSHELRTPLTSILAWPDLILQHYDRKEDVMTGAAQIKKTAQHLLRLINDLLDMEAIDTGRMRIEPVKTDIAPLLKEVTEHMEGFSVSRDVRIEVKIQGDLFPILIDGDRLKQVLINLLSNAVKFSKKGGLVRLVATAKDDELILEVVDYGVGMAEEDLRYIFDRFRQVDGTIRRRYGGSGVGLYLVKNLVTMMGGTVEVASKLGEGSTFTLTFSRFGVPPSPADDEKPVVPVPETVADPCNIREPA; encoded by the coding sequence TTGACCCTCCTGCTGATCGCCTACGTGGCCCGCCGTTTCAGCCGGATGATCACGTATCCGATCGAGACCCTGAAGCATCTTGCCGAGAAGCTCTCTCAGCAGAACTACTCCGCTCCTCCTCTTTCGATCGAGGCCGCCCAGGAAATCGAGTTCCTGGCCCATACCTTCAACGAGATGGTTCAGGCGATCAACGAGCGGCAGAACGAGCTTCGCATTTTGAACCTGACGCTGGAAAAGAAAGTCATCGAACGCACCAGGCTGCTCGAAATACAAACCCAAAAAGCCCAGTTGTCCGAACGACTGAAGAGCGAGTTCCTGAGCAACATGTCACATGAGCTGCGTACCCCGCTCACCTCGATTCTCGCCTGGCCCGACCTCATCCTTCAGCATTACGACCGCAAAGAGGACGTGATGACGGGGGCGGCCCAGATCAAAAAAACCGCTCAGCACCTGCTTCGGCTCATCAACGACCTGCTCGACATGGAGGCGATCGACACGGGGAGGATGCGCATCGAACCGGTGAAGACCGATATTGCGCCTCTGCTCAAAGAGGTGACCGAGCACATGGAAGGGTTCTCCGTCAGCAGGGATGTGCGGATCGAGGTGAAGATCCAGGGAGACCTGTTCCCGATTCTCATCGATGGCGACCGTCTGAAGCAGGTTCTGATCAACCTTTTGAGCAATGCCGTCAAGTTCTCCAAAAAGGGCGGCCTCGTCCGCCTGGTGGCTACGGCGAAAGACGACGAACTCATTCTCGAGGTCGTCGATTACGGGGTCGGCATGGCCGAAGAGGATCTGAGATACATCTTCGACCGATTCAGACAGGTCGACGGCACGATCAGGCGCCGCTACGGCGGTTCCGGCGTCGGGTTGTATCTCGTCAAGAACCTTGTGACGATGATGGGCGGCACCGTCGAGGTCGCGAGCAAACTGGGCGAGGGAAGCACCTTCACGCTGACGTTTTCGAGGTTCGGCGTGCCGCCGTCCCCGGCGGACGACGAGAAGCCGGTGGTGCCGGTACCGGAGACGGTTGCGGATCCTTGCAACATACGGGAACCGGCCTGA